A genomic stretch from Candidatus Sysuiplasma jiujiangense includes:
- a CDS encoding 30S ribosomal protein S8: MQSDPLNDAMSTIKNAEERGKDECVIRPASKLIGHVLKVMAENGYIRQFELVDDGRAGIFRVVLAKRINNCGVVKPRHSVRKMDIEQYESRYLPAQDFGLLIMTTTNGVISQFKAKELGVGGKLLAYVY; the protein is encoded by the coding sequence ATGCAATCTGATCCATTAAATGACGCAATGTCGACAATAAAGAACGCGGAGGAAAGGGGTAAGGACGAATGCGTGATACGCCCGGCATCAAAGCTCATAGGGCATGTGCTGAAAGTCATGGCAGAGAACGGCTATATCCGCCAGTTTGAGCTCGTTGACGACGGCAGGGCCGGAATCTTCAGGGTCGTCCTTGCAAAGAGAATAAACAACTGCGGTGTGGTGAAGCCCCGCCATTCTGTGAGGAAGATGGATATCGAGCAGTACGAGTCAAGATACCTTCCCGCACAGGATTTCGGCCTTCTTATAATGACGACCACAAACGGTGTCATTTCGCAGTTCAAGGCAAAGGAGCTTGGTGTGGGAGGAAAGCTCCTGGCGTACGTCTACTGA
- a CDS encoding 50S ribosomal protein L5: MRAPAIDKVVVNIGVGEAGERLLKAQKVLEMVTGQSAAVTYSRRTNRDFGIRKGQNIGCKTTLRGERAMTFLRKALWVKENRVSLYSFSSDGNFSFGIPDYTDFEGMKYDPEIGVFGMDISVSLKRKGYRIARRQTKRRSIPARHRMTLTEAVAYLKEHFSLEVLE; encoded by the coding sequence ATGAGGGCACCGGCAATTGACAAGGTCGTTGTCAATATAGGTGTAGGGGAAGCGGGCGAGCGCCTTCTCAAGGCACAGAAAGTGCTTGAAATGGTTACTGGCCAGTCGGCAGCCGTCACCTATTCCAGGCGGACCAACCGTGATTTCGGCATCAGAAAGGGACAGAATATCGGATGCAAGACAACACTCCGGGGAGAAAGGGCAATGACATTCCTCAGGAAGGCCCTCTGGGTGAAGGAAAACAGGGTGAGTCTCTATTCGTTCAGCAGCGACGGTAATTTTTCATTTGGCATACCGGACTATACAGATTTCGAGGGAATGAAGTACGATCCTGAAATAGGTGTTTTCGGGATGGATATAAGCGTCTCCCTGAAAAGGAAGGGATACAGGATTGCACGTCGCCAGACAAAACGGAGGAGCATACCTGCCAGACACCGCATGACACTGACGGAAGCGGTTGCATACCTGAAGGAGCATTTCAGCTTGGAGGTGCTTGAATGA
- a CDS encoding 50S ribosomal protein L6: MAVIGRAENEIQIPDDVKLSISPDAVTSKGKAGEIARKVNFGRVDASISGKTLKLGIEMPSKLELANLNTITSEIRSMIEGVSKGFEYRLRIVYAHFPIKVQVKGPEVMIENFLGERHPRRAAIVGGAKVSISGDQVTVSSPYIEHAGQTAANIERATRIKNYDKRVFQDGIYIVSKAGKAVS, encoded by the coding sequence ATGGCAGTAATCGGCAGAGCGGAGAATGAAATACAGATACCGGACGATGTAAAGCTGTCAATCAGCCCGGATGCCGTAACCTCAAAGGGGAAGGCAGGCGAAATAGCCAGGAAGGTGAATTTCGGCAGGGTGGATGCCAGTATTTCCGGAAAGACACTGAAGCTAGGCATTGAAATGCCCTCAAAGCTGGAGCTTGCAAATCTCAACACCATAACATCCGAGATAAGGAGCATGATTGAAGGCGTTTCCAAGGGATTCGAATACAGACTCAGGATTGTCTATGCCCATTTCCCGATTAAGGTTCAGGTGAAAGGCCCGGAGGTAATGATTGAAAACTTCCTTGGCGAGAGGCATCCGAGGAGGGCAGCCATTGTCGGCGGTGCGAAGGTCAGCATATCGGGAGATCAGGTCACTGTTTCTTCACCGTATATCGAGCATGCGGGCCAGACTGCCGCCAACATAGAGCGCGCCACGAGGATCAAAAACTATGATAAGCGCGTGTTCCAGGATGGAATATATATTGTGTCGAAGGCAGGGAAGGCGGTATCATGA
- a CDS encoding 30S ribosomal protein S14 — protein MKPRKEFGRKAGCRRCGRKRGIVRRYGLHLCRQCFREIAPQLEFRKYS, from the coding sequence ATGAAGCCCAGGAAGGAATTCGGCAGGAAGGCGGGATGCAGGAGATGCGGAAGGAAGAGGGGCATAGTGAGAAGATACGGGCTGCACCTGTGCAGACAGTGCTTCAGGGAAATTGCCCCGCAGCTTGAGTTCAGGAAATATTCCTGA